CACGGGGCAAAGTTAAACCTCAGGTTCATCCGAAATTGCATAGAAGCGAGACAACCATTTTGTCCTGGCTTCCTTGACTTATATTATTTCTGGTCATTCTTTAATTGGTAAATTCAAAACCATGCAACATGTAGTTTAATAACTACTTTCTCCTCTAATGAACTTTacgataaaaaagaaaaaaacagaagcaAGAATTTGGAAAAGTGGATATTTTCTATATGATTTATCTTATCGTCTTGCTTTTGGGTGGTTTGAACTAAAGTGAAATTAGTCCTTGCATAGACTTTTCTGTATTTTGCTTTTTGATTATGGTCCAATGGATAAGGCGGGTCAACAAAAGTGGAGAAAGTGACAAGAGAGAAAGTTGTGGAGCGACCGCCATGGAATTGGGCCTTCGaatgaatagaaaaatgaagttgGTGCCTTTTTTGTCCGAGGTATATACGTATGGAAGACTTAACAGATGCTCTAGAGTCTAAACAAAGGCCATTTCAGCCTAGAATTGGAAAAGGGTCATCAACTAAACAGTTGAAGACcgatatcatcattattaaAAAGGTACATGAAATGGTTGGGTAGGATTGAATAAAGCCATTTGTCTTTCACTTTTTGTTCATTGCTTACCCTTTCCATGTGATATCACTCCATTGCATAAAATATCATACAATGggtcattttttattcatttcataaaaaaacatataaatgtGTCGTTGAATCTCATTTGATTGAATACAAAAGATTATTCCACAATGGTATGATATTTAAGTGAACATGATAGAATTGAAACTATTGTTATAATAATGACAGAGAAAATAAATTCGATCATGAAtcaatcattattattattttgttattaatCCATGGTACAAATGAGAACCCGGAACTCGAAAGTCCATAAACACCTTGCAAGAAAAGAATTAGATGGCAAGATGCAGTTTGCTCGaatcactattttttttttgtatttgtacACGATGGCATTTTGTGGAAGATGCCTTCCCTAACCATTTGATGAGCTTGACTAGAATAGAAATTCACATTATATACAGTCTGTTGCCGTGCCTTATATCACCAAAttaattgagaaaaatgaaagagggTAGTAccacaaatttcaaattcttaacatgggACAAGCCATGAATTTTACTACCTCTCAACGTTGCCATTTGGTGAAATTATTAGGAAACTAGAAATGGCAAGATggatctttttgtttcttgtccTTGCAAAATCATTGCGATAAATTATTCTTTACATGCAAGGCAACAAATCTACCATCAAGTACTTCTTAGGTATGcatattatatgaaaaaaaCTTATATGAATTCGTTATAAGTCGGGCTTTACATGGAAAAATTACAAGATCATAATTATTAATTGAGAATACGGATTTCAAATTCCAACCTCACCTGGCTACCATGCTATGCAGTTAGACATTAATCATCTCTAAAATTATTGATGTTCCGCAACATAGCATGTCCCAAACCCTAGCACCTTTGCATGAATTATATACGTGACACAAGGTTTCTTGACTTCGTGGggtcttcttcctttctttcacGGGAATCAACTGAACTGACGTGATGTAACGATACACGTTCAAATGGACACATCTATTCAATGCTGTCCTGGTGCTTGTGTGATGCGTCCCTGTATTACAACTTTTCCACCAACTTCATGGAAAGCCACCGTTGCCGAGAATACCGCAAAACAACGTTTGTCCCCACGATTTGTCCGGACACGGTCAACAGCAAATGCCAGATCGCGACTCATCATACCAACTTTGTTTCATTTTGGTTGTCtattatctttcttctttcttttttatatttcttctgtgaattgttaattaagagttcatttatttcgcaaaaaataagtgattaagaattttttttcgaaagacCACTTTTGTCTCTTAAAATAATTGGTCGATGAAAGATACTTTTATCACCAACAATAAtctatgtctaaatattttggtagacgatgaaaatatttttcatcgcTAATTCATTTTTGTATAGGATACAATagtctattttaaaaaaaaaatcaaattatttattttccgtgaaaacaaacaaagctagaaaatatttttcaaaaataatcacttgtgtCGTGtgaaataattagccaatgAAAAACGTTGTCATTATTgacaataaatgttgtctaaaTAATTTCGTGaataatgaagatatttttgCTCATTTAATTTTACTAGtgattaatttggaaaatattttccaaattattggTTTCTTTAGAAagaaatgcacttttgaaaagttttgagaccTGTTTTTGTTTGTATAATCATCCACGACCGTTTTGATTCAATTAAGACAATATGAGTAGGCTCTTTTCTTGCTAGCTGGTTCAAACAATTGATTATGTTTCCTTATGCTTTCTTCGGGTATATTAGGTGTAACATTTTGTTAGTGTTAACGATTTTATTGTCTTGTCACCAGTCTCTTTCATTCACAATGACTCAACAACGTACctaattaaattgaaatggaAGGAACTAGATGTTCCAACATCATCTTGACTTGTTGACTGTTAGATGATCTCTCATCGATATTCTGGTCCAAGGGACATCATACCTTTACTGTTTGCAATCTTCAATTGCGTgaagattaattatgaactgtCCCGGATGGATGCTTTTGCATTTCGCAGAGCCCGTGACCTTGTTTTTGTTGATACCCCATTATTTTTGTGGTTGTATCATGTGCAATTGCCTGAATCACGGAACATTCTTTAGGCCAAAACTACTTTTTCTCTCTGGTTGAGCTTTCCAccggaaaaaaatataataaaccAATCGGATTTGAACCTTTCAAATGGGGATTCCTTGCGTGGAGTGTCCGTACCTTTACCTTTCATCAGTGCAAGCGAATTCCGTCCCTATTGTTATAAAATTGCTCTGCTTCTGCATTGAGTCCCGATGCATACGATGCATTCTCCCTAATAGCTGATGCTAATGTGTAATGTCTCGAGTAGAATATCGGATGGTAAGCAGATACTAGGCTTCCTTTGCTGTATTGATGCGATCAAACTAAAGTCTAATCGATGGAATCTAGTGTTTGAAAATCATGTTAGGACCTAATGATTCTTGCCATCTCATTCGTTCAAATGTCCAGCAAATTTGTCCTGAATCTTACCAGTGGTCTTAGTAGATTCACGAATATTGCCACAACATAGCATCAAATGCTGCGTCCTTTAAAGAAACTCGATATCTCTTGTTGATCCATTCAAGATGGTCTAAATGGGCAAGGCAACTCGAGTTTTCTCCATTCCTTTCACTGTAATAATATATTCACAGCAGAATATAAGGAAAGAGTAAAGAAAAACATCTTAGAGAATGATCTTGGAAAAATCGAGACTATAATGGGAATCAACACATCCGATTACCTTTAAAAAACAATTTGAGAGACGCAGGAATCGATCCAACAAATGACAGAATCGGTTTAATCAAACAAGCTTGGTTGGGTCACAAAATGTACCACTAATGTGGCAAGACAATACTGGCTAGAATCTGCTAACGTGGCAAAGACATAAATCGACCCATGGTAGCTGGTACCGACGTGTCGGATGACTTGATCTCCAATTCAATGTGGCAGATGATGTGTTAATTGACAGGGCAATGATTAGACGTCACTGGACCGTTGGTATGACATGTTAAAAACATCAGCAAGCACTCGTGCAAGGAAGGTTGTTAGCATGTGGGGGGCACATGAAGTGAACGAGAGCAATTTGATCCCCTAGCTTAGTGGCGCATGGAGGTGCGTGCAACAGTAGAATAAGCAAGGATTTCAGGATCTGGGTTGTCTAAAGATAAGGAGTGAGATGGTGGCATTGGTTTTTCAAAAGAAGCAACGGAGAGTGTGGTAAAAGAGCGAACACCAGCGTGACTAAGGATACCACCACCACCGTGGAGAGAGATCTTGGGCGCTTCCTCAAACAAAAATAACTTTGATACATGTTAAATAGTCTGATTCCAAAATTTAAAGCTAATAGGTAAATGGAGACTAGAAGTGTCAACGAGTTGGGTATCCCCTGATGACCGAATCATCCCAAACCAAATTAGAAAAGCCAACatcaaagagagaaataaacaaTTAGAAGGGGTGCTGAATCTGATGAGCTTGATGGCTTCAAGCCCCATTGAAGTAACAAAAAATTGGAGGCCTTGCGAATTAGGTTTTAAAAGGTAGAAAAAAATATCAGGCTTTACTAAAATAACAGTTCTTAGGATActgtgagaataataatttattgtgaGCTATAAATCCCGGAAGAAATGGGTCatgcaacaatttataattacttGTGATTTGACTTTTCGTGatctataataaattattattctcacagTACATTAAAGATTGTCACGCaatcatttctataaaaaatcAGGCCATGAACTTGACGAAGTTGGAAATGGCCTGAAACTAAACAATGTTGATGACATATCTCACTCAAACACTAGCCATCTCTTGGAAATATAATGACAAAAGCTGCAATGGCACACCCAATCCAATCAATTGCGAGAAGGAATGGCTGTGAGCGTCGAACCTGGGGttgaaggagaagaggaggagggtttcttcttcttcttccccataaCCATGACCCACCTAGTTATTGTCCTCGTTTTGTCTTATCCGCTTCATCAAAGCATGCGGAAGAGGCATGGCCACCGCTTGAGCTCAAGTACGAGCATGATTAATGAAGAAACGTGGCGGACTGGGATGATGTCGGCAGGGGCAAAGAAGAAGTTGATGAAATCGCCGTCATGGACAAAGATCAGAAATCTTCACGACGACTTATGCATTTGGATTATGCGTATTGCAATGGAGGAATCGTTCTCCTCCTTTCGCTCACTCCATCTCTGCGCTAATAGAGCCACAAGAGCAACCAATGGACTTGATTACACTCGAACTGAAACGAACTTTTAGAAATCTGTCCAGTTTACTTAGTACTACAGCCCAATGGGGTCGGGTTCCGGTCATGTTTGGTTCAGTTTGGCCGATTCAATTTGAACCACTAATAAAGATCACGCGTATATAAAAACACGTAAACCTGTAAACAAAAGATGTAAGATATTTTAATACTCCATCCACATGCGAGTCAGATTATGATCGGAATATGTACTTTCAAGCAGAGGGGCTGCATTGAATACATTGAGGCAAAATTTGACTCAAATGCCAAGATAAATTGAGGCAAAATTTACAATGTGCGGAATGGAAACATACCCTTTGTTGCTTcttatttatttgatattttcacaCGCATTCCTATTTGCTTTTTATGTTCGGGCCGGAAAAtgaagcagaagaaaaaagatgacaCGATTTTATGGACGGACAATGACAGGAGACCGAACGCATTAACCACGTCTTCAAAGCACACGACGCCCTTTCTCACATGTAATCGCATGCGTCGTTCTTTCCGGCGTCGCCGGCAACCTGGAGATGAAGTTCCTCGACGGCAGCTCGTCGTCTACTTTACCCTCGTCGACGACGCCGCCTTCATCGAAATTCATGGAGTAACTCAGCGCGTCGTAACGGAGATCCACGGACGAGTGCCGCCTCTTGTGCCTCCCGACACGCGACCTGGGGTGATTCTTGGCCTTGTCCTTGAATTCAGGCATCTCCTGGGCATTCAGCGGTCTCGGCGACAAAAGGGACAACCTCCCAAGCAGAGGAGACGGGGCGTCGCGGTAGGAGGGCAAAGGATCGTCGCCGTCCTCTCTGGGGCAATGGCGCATGTGGAAGCAACACGGGAGCTGGCGGAGGGAGGACTTGAACATCTGCCGGAGAGAGGTGGGGCTGTCTAAGTCCATGGCGGTGGCCGCGATGGGGCGGTACGGAGGCATGGCCCGGGGGGGTGGCGGGTCTCTAAAATTATATGGAGGAGACGAGGGGAAGGGAGGCGGGGGTATAAAGGCAGGTTGGAGACAGAAATAGCATACTGACGTGGTAACGAAAGAAATCTCGATTCTCTTTTTCTGTAAAGGAGTGGTTTTACTTCTTTGAAGGCGGAATTTTGGGGAAGTTGGGATAATTCTTGAAGTTCCTGTCTAGATCTTGATGTCACAACCAATTTTATTCCTGTGAAAGCTGGAAGGAATTTACGGAAAATACATTAATCTCTTCTAGAACTTCTTTTGGCTATTTTGTTTATCGGACATCAATACATACATACCTATAAACACATGTATTACATTGATGTTCTTAAATTCGGGCGCATAAAAAATCTAGACATCTGAATAATAATTGATGGGATCATGAAGAACAACACATACACATTATACCTTCTCAATAAGCTcttatattaataatttatccCATTTGTTGTAGCACCCGTGTTGCACAAACATTGGCCAAATAATCGAGAGTGATTCATGTCATGTAGCGATTTACACATCATATGGAAATATCTAAATCATCCGTTCGATCATCCCCTATTTGAGGACAAGCAAGCCCTAGATTTTGATCTAGGGCTCAATCAAGCTCCCTTGAGTTGAGCCTCAAGCTTTGACCCATCGCTGTCGGCGCTCATCCTCATCGATGGCGAGAGGGGATGGGCTAGAATTGTGCCTAGAGATGGAGGATGAGAGCTTAGCAAGAGGAGGAAGCAAAGCGAGCAGATAGAGATGGGAacgggggagggagggagggagggagagagaggggccaCTGCAACTTTGACTAGGAGTAAGCATGATTTCAAGATAGAACCTGAAACTTGAAATCGGATTGATGGAAACTTATTTGGTTCTAGATTCCAAGATATATAtaggtaggtttcaggttctaaATATGTGAAACGTGGAACGTGAAACTCGGAACTCAGAACCTGAactaagtttttgtgtttttcttgatcAATGTCTCGACAAGATCTTGTGGTACTCCATGGCATCCGATGATGATGCATAATATGGAACCACCAATATGAGCTTCCGTTTTATGATCAAGATTTTTAcattgttaatatttcataatttttgtatgtGTTTAAATGTAATTGTGGTTAGTATATTGTAGCAATAAGTGTTGGTCACTAAAGATAATAATTTACTGCAAtctttcaattaataatataggtgaATTCTGGTAGAATTCcagattccaaaaaataagaaaattgttTTACCGGATAGGTTTCAGGATGGAATCTAGACGGAACCTATACGGAACCTATAACCTATGTAGAACCTAGAACAACTAACCTCTAGGCTTTAATGGTCAATGAAGGGGTTTTGCATGATCGATTATGTAAACAGCTAGGGTGGGTGGCTTAAAGCAGCATCACGCGTGACAGTGGTGATTGGGGTCTTGTGGCTTAGTATCGTTTTGGTTGGGGGGCCCAGAGTTTGACGGGGTGCTTGCTAGATACATCATTACATTGCAACAATCAAATAGTCCATGAAGTGGTAACAATATTGTTAGAATTGTACGTTCAAACATAACGGAATAGAGTgtaaaagtgaaaaagagaaatcaaaataCAATGTTTATCTTAATTCACCTTTAAACTAAGACTATATCTAGTAGAAGATTCAATAATAATTAGCATCTCACACATTTCCGTTACAACCATTTATTACAAGATAAAATATATGCTCAAATTGTTAAAGTCTTTTGATGGCTTGGGGGCGTTGCCCATTTGACCCTTGCTAGGCCAGCCCTCGGATCCCTGCCCACTCACCAAAGAGAGGGATTCTTTTGCTTTATGGTCGATGGAGAATATGAATCACATCCTAACAAATAGTGCAAGAATAGTACTCCCACATCCCTAAAATTAGGATGGATTAGATGCTTCCACGGAGGGCAAAACAGCATAAAACATTTGTTAGGTGTTTCTTACATCAAAAACGAAGAGGATTTTTAAGTGGTGCAACATAGGTTGAATTGCAATTCATGCGGTTGGGAAACATATGGCTGCACGTCTTAGTCTATATTAGTATAATGCTCAAATTGCCACCGCAGAAAAACCGTGAGGTAGAGTGTGGTGTTGCATATTGCGTATGCATAAGAAAATCCGTAATTGATGTATCTTCTACCATCATGAAAGAGCTACCTATCTTTCATTTCGTGAAATACAAGATATTTTAAAGATCAGAagatttaataaaaatatcGTGTACTCCGCAACCCAAACATTCTATCCAAGAGCCCAAAACTACATTGTCAAAGGAAgacagaaacaaaagaaagcccAAAGCCACGAGCTATTTCAAATATCCAAGCCCAATCAATTATATTCTTCActaagaaaattttggaaaatcgaCCAAATGTCTGATTCCCACGAGAAAGGGTCTTCTACAGAGATTACATCAGGCAGCAATGAAACATATAACATATTAATAAGATATGAGATTTCCCAAAATACTAGCATTACATTGATTGAAAAATGCTTATTATGCCTTGTGTGTCCTTTGATTAGTTAATCGTATGATGACATGTCAATTATGCAATcaatacataaaataattttgggaaaatgttacaaatgatccatgaactttcatctagcttttgatttgctcaattttgggtcctgaactttcatctaatgttcaatttcatccccgagcttttgatttgctcaatttggtccatgaactttcatctaatgttcaatttcatccatgagctttcaatttgctcaatttggacCCTAAACTAATAACAAATGTTCCATCTAGTCCTTCCGTTTGTTCAAACTGTTAAGTGATGACATGGAGCATTAATTGATGACGTGAAACTAAGTTGGATTATTAGAATTATGAGTCAATATATatcttaaaaaatgaaaataaactaGGGGTCAGTTAGAGATGAGAGCACTGATCACAAAAGCAGAGAGAATAAGTGATTCCGTATCTCTTTTTTGGATGGTGGCCACAATTTGACCTATTTTAAAGGTAATTTCCATGTGGATATTCCACAtgtcctttttaattttatatttaagagaCTAAAAGTCATGTAAGCCAATTTCGTTAACTTTAACTAACGGAATgacgaaattggtcaattttcaaatagttaggtactagatggaacatttgttaatagttcatggaccaaattgagcaaatcgaaagttcagggatgaaattaaattttagatgaaagttcatggaccaaattgagcaaatcgaaagttcatggatgaaattaaattttagatgaaagttcagggatgaaattgaatattagatgaaagttcagggactatttgtaatattttcccaataatttttcttgttcaGACATTACTTTTATGTTCTTGAAAATCTTTCGATTGTCGCCAAGAAATCTCTtgatttctttctcatttctttGTGGTTAGCAAAGGAATTCACTTCCCCATCATCCCATATTGTACAGGACTATTGACCCATACAACATTACTCAAGGGTCCCTATCATGTGAAACAAGGACGCGCTAGTGATTGGTCCCTGGATGCAAATTCG
This genomic stretch from Eucalyptus grandis isolate ANBG69807.140 chromosome 3, ASM1654582v1, whole genome shotgun sequence harbors:
- the LOC104436152 gene encoding uncharacterized protein LOC104436152 yields the protein MPPYRPIAATAMDLDSPTSLRQMFKSSLRQLPCCFHMRHCPREDGDDPLPSYRDAPSPLLGRLSLLSPRPLNAQEMPEFKDKAKNHPRSRVGRHKRRHSSVDLRYDALSYSMNFDEGGVVDEGKVDDELPSRNFISRLPATPERTTHAITCEKGRRVL